From a region of the Panicum virgatum strain AP13 chromosome 2K, P.virgatum_v5, whole genome shotgun sequence genome:
- the LOC120682150 gene encoding rhamnogalacturonan I rhamnosyltransferase 1-like: MGGGGKAEKARRSSARVRLWVARASTVLLWTCVVHLAAYRELWAPSVLTRWPGCLTKPHGVQLRSEAVATADGGQREAARSMALQPKRIYKNNGYLMVSCNGGLNQMRAAICDMVTIARYLNVTLIVPELDKASFWADPSDFQDIFDVDYFIASLRDEVRILRLLPPRLKRRAEMGFLHSMPPISWSDISYYHHQILPLIRKYKVLHLNRTDARLANNGLPVEIQKLRCRVNYNALRFTPEIENLGRRLVQALHRNGPFVVLHLRYEMDMLAFSGCTHGCSKMEAEELTKMRYAYPWWKEKVIDSDAKRKDGLCPLTPEETALVLQALGIERSYQIYIAAGEIYGGQRRMAALTSAYPNVVRKETLLPSDLSLFQNHSSQMAALDYMVSLESDIFIPTYDGNMAKVVEGHRRYLGFKKTVLLDRRLIVELVDQYRNGTLSWADFSSSVKASHTSRMGEPSTRQAIPDKPKEEEYFYANPHECLHQPDDLSALWYPQYNTPHGRPFRIQNHSTLRQGWQGLYFRVHWQ; encoded by the exons atgggcggcggcgggaaggcCGAGAAGGCGCGGCGGTCGTCGGCGCGGGTGAGGCTGTGGGTGGCGCGCGCCAGCACCGTGCTGCTCTGGACGTGCGTCGTCCACCTCGCGGCCTACCGGGAGCTGTGGGCGCCCAGCGTGCTCACCAGGTGGCCCGGCTGCCTCACCAAGCCGCACGGCGTGCAACTCCGGTCGGAGGCGGTTGCTACGGCGGACGGCGGCCAGAGGGAGGCAGCGCGCTCTATGGCGCTTCAGCCCAAAA GAATCTACAAAAACAATGGCTATCTGATGGTCTCCTGCAACGGTGGGCTTAACCAGATGCGAGCAGCT ATTTGTGATATGGTGACAATTGCAAGGTATCTGAATGTTACTCTTATTGTACCAGAGCTGGATAAAGCTTCATTTTGGGCTGATCCTAG TGATTTCCAAGATATATTCGATGTGGACTACTTCATAGCATCACTGAGAGACGAGGTCCGAATTCTGAGACTGCTGCCTCCAAGACTGAAAAGAAGAGCTGAAATGGGATTTCTTCACTCCATGCCACCCATCAGTTGGTCTGACATCTCCTATTACCATCATCAG ATTCTACCTCTGATAAGGAAGTACAAGGTTCTTCACCTGAACAGGACAGATGCTCGCCTTGCAAATAATGGCTTACCCGTGGAGATTCAGAAACTAAGGTGCCGTGTCAATTATAATGCACTGAGATTTACCCCCGAAATAGAAAACCTGGGGAGGCGTCTGGTTCAAGCTCTGCATCGGAATGGACCATTTGTAGTTCTTCACTTACGGTATGAGATGGACATGCTCGCCTTCTCTGGATGCACACATGGTTGCAGCAAAATGGAGGCTGAAGAGCTCACGAAAATGAG ATATGCCTACCCATGGTGGAAGGAGAAAGTGATTGACTCTGATGCGAAGAGGAAAGATGGCCTGTGTCCTTTAACGCCAGAGGAAACTGCATTGGTATTACAGGCACTCGGCATCGAGCGCAGTTATCAAATTTACATTGCGGCAGGTGAAATATATGGTGGACAAAGAAGAATGGCTGCCCTTACCTCTGCTTATCCCAATGTG GTTAGAAAAGAGACACTATTACCTTCAGATCTCAGTCTTTTCCAGAACCATTCATCCCAGATGGCAGCACTAGATTATATGGTATCCTTGGAGAGTGATATTTTCATCCCCACTTATGACGGTAACATGGCAAAGGTTGTAGAAGGTCATCGCAG ATACTTGGGGTTCAAGAAGACGGTACTGCTAGATCGGAGGCTCATTGTGGAGCTCGTTGATCAGTACAGAAACGGCACACTGAGCTGGGCTGATTTCTCCTCCTCTGTCAAGGCATCACATACCAGCCGCATGGGGGAACCGTCTACGAGGCAGGCGATTCCTGACAAACCCAAGGAAGAGGAGTACTTCTATGCGAATCCACACGAGTGTTTGCACCAACCTGACGATCTGTCAGCCTTGTGGTACCCGCAGTATAACACGCCTCACGGGCGGCCTTTCAGAATTCAGAACCATAGCACGCTTAGGCAGGGTTGGCAAGGACTATACTTCAGAGTGCATTGGCAATAA
- the LOC120682154 gene encoding dof zinc finger protein MNB1A-like: MQEPGRRPAPPFAGVDLRRPKGYPPAPAPTAAEPEDLAALHAGDPCPRCESRDTKFCYYNNYNTSQPRHFCRSCRRYWTKGGSLRNVPVGGGTRKSSSSSSSSPAPPSPAAAPRSTKRSKNSKRRRVAPAPEPAPAAGTDASTTTTTITGVENTAPTPSPETVAATEKPAAPEEHAAAVAAAEKMPAPEPAATVAATEMPTAPPAAVSGFTDTSTAPGVGLADVGSGGGKELPPDPNHFEWPSGCDLGPYWGTGLFADSDPALFLNLP, encoded by the coding sequence atGCAGGAGCCCGGGcgccggcccgcgccgccgttcgCGGGCGTCGACCTCCGCAGGCCCAAGGGctacccgccggcgccggcgccgacggccgCGGAGCCGGAGGACCTCGCGGCGTTGCACGCCGGCGATCCGTGCCCGCGGTGCGAGTCGCGGGACACCAAGTTCTGCTACTACAAcaactacaacacgtcgcagcCGCGCCACTTCTGCAGGTCGTGCCGCCGCTACTGGACCAAAGGTGGCTCCCTTCGCAACGTCCCCGTCGGTGGCGGCACCCGCAagagctcgtcgtcgtcgtcctcgtcgccggcccctccctcgcccgccgccgcgcccaggaGCACGAAGCGGTCGAAGAACtccaagcgccgccgcgtcgccccgGCCCCGGAGCCCGCCCCCGCGGCCGGCACGgacgcctccaccaccaccaccaccatcaccgGCGTCGAAAACACCGCACCGACACCCTCGCCGGAGACGGTGGCCGCCACGGAGAAGCCTGCTGCGCCGGAGGAGCATGCAGCGGCGGTTGCCGCCGCGGAGAAGATGCCCGCGCCGGAGCCGGCAGCGACGGTTGCCGCCACGGAGATGCCGACCGCGCCCCCGGCGGCCGTCAGCGGTTTCACGGACACGTCCACGGCGCCCGGGGTCGGGCTCGCGGAcgttggcagcggcggcggcaaggagctGCCGCCTGACCCGAACCACTTCGAGTGGCCGTCGGGCTGCGACCTGGGGCCCTACTGGGGCACCGGCTTGTTCGCCGACTCCGACCCGGCGCTGTTCCTCAACCTGCCGTGA